From a single Candidatus Abawacabacteria bacterium genomic region:
- a CDS encoding phage protein D, which produces MSLKVRKPVWILEYDHKDITTEISPFVNSVTYTDNEHGTADEIEINVENSDLRWIDSWYPEKGDIISLMIGYEGEKLLPCGSFEIDECEANGPPDTLTIRGISTNITKALRQKNTKAYENTSLKQIAEEIAQKHGFTIVGNVQNIQFKRKTQKNMTDLSYLRQLAEEYGQVFKIVDNKLVFYEIETLDAANTVHSIDRKQLKSYSLRDKADQTFKACEVNYFNPKTKKLVSASVSTSETKKGDVLKLSERAENKAQAEAKAKAALKRTNNLKTEGTLEFEGEPIVVSGSNINLTGMKKLFGKYAVVKSTHTQFKTDGYSTSVEVRRIA; this is translated from the coding sequence TTCTGTGACCTACACTGACAACGAGCACGGCACTGCTGATGAGATCGAAATCAATGTTGAAAACTCTGATCTAAGATGGATAGATTCATGGTATCCAGAAAAAGGCGATATTATTAGTTTGATGATTGGCTATGAAGGTGAAAAGCTCCTTCCTTGCGGTAGTTTTGAAATAGATGAGTGTGAGGCAAATGGTCCTCCAGATACGCTCACAATCAGAGGTATAAGCACTAATATCACAAAAGCGCTACGACAAAAAAATACAAAAGCTTATGAAAACACATCTTTAAAACAAATTGCTGAAGAAATTGCACAAAAGCACGGTTTTACAATAGTTGGGAATGTGCAAAATATACAATTTAAGCGTAAAACACAGAAAAATATGACAGATTTGAGTTATCTTCGTCAACTGGCAGAAGAATACGGACAGGTCTTTAAAATTGTCGATAACAAGCTTGTATTCTATGAAATTGAAACTTTAGACGCAGCAAATACAGTTCATTCAATAGATAGAAAACAATTAAAATCTTATAGCCTGCGAGATAAAGCCGATCAAACCTTTAAAGCTTGTGAGGTTAATTATTTTAACCCCAAAACTAAAAAGCTTGTATCTGCGAGTGTTTCAACAAGTGAAACAAAAAAAGGCGATGTGCTGAAATTATCAGAAAGAGCCGAAAACAAAGCTCAGGCAGAGGCCAAAGCAAAAGCAGCACTAAAAAGAACTAATAACCTTAAAACTGAAGGCACATTGGAATTTGAAGGCGAACCAATTGTTGTTTCTGGATCAAATATAAACTTAACTGGAATGAAAAAACTCTTTGGCAAATATGCTGTTGTTAAATCAACTCATACGCAATTTAAAACTGATGGTTATTCCACATCGGTGGAGGTCAGAAGAATTGCTTAA